DNA from Orbaceae bacterium lpD01:
ATCTTTTCTGCGCGGCCCGAGCTATTTCGATAGCGCGCGGTGAATTCAACATAAGCTTCATCAGCTTTATCGCCTGGCCAGCTTTTTTCTATCTTAAGTTCAATCCATTTAGCCTCATTGAGATATTCAGCCAATTGGTTTGGCAGTGTTTTAGGATGCCAGGTGGCAATCAGATATTTGGCATTTTTTAAAGCATAAGCGCTATAGCGAGAACGCATTAAGGTTTCAGCATCGGGTGCATTTTTTTGCCATAAATGGTAAGGCTGGCAGCACTGGGCATAAGATTGTTGTATGCCACATGGACAGTCGGTATTTTTTTGTATCGATTTGGTCATGATAATTAGTAGTTAAATAGCGTTAATAAAATAGGCACCAGCAGGCTCAATATAAAACCTTGCACAATTGCTGCCGGTACCATAGAGGGGCCACCGCCTTTTTGTAGAATAGGCAGGGTAAAATCCATTGATGTTGCGCCGCAAAGGCCCAAAGCGGTGATGCGATAACGATGAATCAGCGAGGGGATCAGTAACACCGCTATCAGTTCGCGCAATAAATCGTTAAAAAAGGCGATACTACCGATAAGCGGCCCGTGAGTCTCAGTCATTAAAATACCCGACAACGAGTACCAGCCGAAACTCGATGATAGGGCTAAACCATTTTTTAAGGGCATATCAAGTATCAAAGCGGAAAGTATGCCACCTAATAAAGCACTACTACACACAACGGCAGTGGTCATTAAGCCAATCTTGTTAATCAGGATCTGTTTTAAGGTCATGCCATTGCTACGTAATTGAATACCCACAATAAACAGTAAGATAATTAATACAATTTCGCTGACATGGCTCGCATAATGAAAGATGTTAATTGGTATTAAGCCAATTAAAAATCCGCTAATGAGTGCAAGACAAATCTGTAACGACTCTAAGATCATTTTCCATCTTGACGGGAGCTGCTGATTGGTATTGTGTGAACGCCAAGGTAAAAAGATATCGATACAGGCTAAAGCAAAAAAATTCATCCCGAAGGTACAAATAAATACAATCGATGTCGAGTAGATGATCGTTTGAAAATGATTACCCAGATTATCCAGTTGTGCCAAGCTAATCCCCATGACAAAGAGGATGAGATAAACACATAGACTCAATAAAAAATTAATTCTATCTAACCACTTTTTATCTTTCAGTCTGAAAAGATAACCGAGAAAAAAAGGTAACAAAACGATCAGCAATCCCGAGTACATATAGGCTCAATTCCTTTTTATTATTTTGTTAAATTCACTAAATGTTGATGGGTGTCATCGATAAGCTTATCTAATAGCAAATAGCGATTTCGATATTCGGATCTCTTTTTACTTGGAATATCTTCCATCGCTTTACGAACCAGCTTGGCAGGCAGTGAGTAGAAATCATCATCGCTGATTGTTGCTTGTAACGTCTCCCAATAACTATCATAATCGGCCATACGCAACTTATTTTGGCGACGATAACGAAAGTTATTATAAATATGCGTTCGATTGCTCACAGCCAGAATCTGCTCTACCTGCAAAAAGCGTGCGATAACCAAAATAGCTTCAATGGCCATCGTTTTAGGAAAAATACCGTAGCAAGCTTTCGTCGCCTTTTGAATCTGTTCGCGAGCATTTTCTTGATTACTACCTTGCAAACCACCAATGAAAAGCGTCAATTTTTGCTGATGCTTGATGATAGCGAAAGTTAGTGTGGCTAAATTAACCTGTTCATGATTAAACACCGAAAGGGTTAATTCACCTTCACGGCTATATTTATCATTACTTTCCAATGTGATAGTAAACGGCTGTTCATCTTTACCAATAATCTCGGCCAATACGATCGGATTTGCGGCATAAAGATGCTCAACTAATGTTGTTGGTAAAGACGATATAAAATCATAATGTGCACATAACGCGTTGTAGCGTGCTTTACGTGACATATTGCTCGCCAAGTAAGGTCTTTGTAGCTTGGCGGGTAAATTCGTTTGCTGACTTAAAAAGGTTTGAAGTAAAGGATATAGAGCCAACTTTTTTAGCCAAGGCAAGGTTTCAGGATAAGCCAAATAAGAACGGAATAAAAACTTCATTCTGTAGCTGGTTTTTTGCCATAAAGGATTGAGCGGTAATTGACCTGAGACAAGTTGAACTAAAAGTGATTTGGTTTGATTTGGCATTTTCATATATTTGAATTAAATAGGAAACTGTTTTACAGTAGGGTTCTGCGTTTTTATCGTTTTGATTACCAGCGAACAAACGATAGCCCTCATATGTTATTAAACTAAGATTAATTATTGTTTCTTTGATCAAAAAGCTAGTGTAAATCACTGTAACCAATATCGACTCGAGTATATAATAAACAACAAAATTGGCTTGATAGAAGAAAAGATTTGCAATAATGTCATATTATAACATAAAAGATCACTGTGTTAATGAAAAGAAACAAAAACAGTTAACGCCCCCATCAAAATATCTTGTCATTATGCATAATGATGATTATACAACAATGGATTTTGTGATTGAGGTTTTACAACGATTTTTTAGTCATGATGAGGCAAAAGCAACCGAAATTATGCTGGCAATACATCATCATGGTATTGGAGTTTGTGGTTTTTATACAGCTGAAATAGCTGAAATGAAAGTGATTAAGGTCACCCAATATGCTCGGGAACACCAGTTTCCATTACGCTGTACCATGGAGAAAGTTTTGGAATGATTATAAATAAAGATTTACAGTTAGTGATTAATCAAGCCTTTAGTGATGCTCAATCCTTTGGTTATGAGTATTTAACTATCGAACAGCTATTAATGGCCCTATTAAAAGATAAAACCGTCATTAATGTGTTATCGGCTTTACATCTGGATTTTGAAGCGATTATCGATGATTTGATCGTTTATATTGAACAAAATATTACCTACCTCAGTGATAACGAATCTATGACTGAGCCAACGATGGCTTTTCAGCAGGTGATTCAGCGCGCCGCCCTTCATATTGAGTCCGTCCAAAAAGAAGAGATAACCAGTTTGGATGTCTTGGTTTCAATTTTAAGCCAAAATGAATCTTATGCCTGCTATATCCTTAATCAACATAATATTGACAGGCTTGAGGTGATCGACTTTATTTCTCATCATTATATGTCGACAGAAAATAGGCAGCCGCAACACGATGCATCACAACAAGCTGAATTGACCGCTTTAGAACGTTATACGACCAATTTGAATGCGATCGCTAAACAAGGTGGGATTGATCCGTTAATTGGACGAGAGCTGGATATTGAAAGAGTGATGCAAGTTTTGTGTCGCCGGCGTAAGAATAATTCAATTTTAGTCGGTGAAGCCGGCGTCGGTAAAACGGCCATTGTTGAAGGATTAGCCTGGCTGATTGAGCGAAATAAAGTACCGCATATTTTAAAAGATGCGGTCATTTACTCATTTGATATGAGCGCCTTAATCGCAGGGACAACTTATCGGGGCGATTTTGAAAAACGATTTAATGAATTAGTGACAGAATTAGAGCAGCAGCCCAATAGTATTTTGTTTATCGATGAAATTCATATGATTATTGGTGCTGGCGCAACGGGTGAGAGTAAAGTGGATACGGCTAATTTGTTTAAGCCGTTACTCTCTTCAGGACGAATTCGAGTAATAGGTTCAACCACTTATCAGGAGTTTAGCCGAATCTTTGAAAAGGATCATGCGTTAGCCCGACGATTCCAAAAAATTGATATCCTTGAACCCTCGGTTGAAGATACGATTAAGATTTTAGCGGGTTTAAAAAGTTATTATGAAAAGTATCATCAGATCCATTATACCGATAAAGCGCTACGTAGTGCCGTTGAGCTGTCGGTTAAATATATCAATGATCGGTTTTTACCCGATAAAGCCATCGATTTAATTGATGAAGCTGGCGCAAAAAATGCACTTTTACCGAAACGAAGTCGAAAAAAGATCATTCATGAGAGTGATATTGAAACGATTGTCGCCAAAATTGCCCGAGTGCCTGAAAATAACGTCTCGACTAATGATAAAACACGCTTACAACATCTGCATACTGAATTAAAATCGGTGGTTTTTGGGCAAGATAAAGCGATTGATGTATTAAGTGATGCCATTATTTTAAATCGCGCTGGACTTGGCCGTGAACATAAACCGGTAGGTTCATTTTTATTTGCCGGGCCGACTGGTGTCGGTAAAACTGAAATTACCCAGCAACTCGCCAAAATGCTGGGTATCAAATTATTACGCTTTGATATGTCTGAATATAAAGAGGCTCATACCGTGAGTCGTTTAATTGGTTCACCACCCGGTTATGTCGGTTTTGAGCAGGGCGGACTATTAACTGATGCGGTGATTAAACATCCTTATTCGGTATTACTATTGGATGAGATAGAGAAGGCTCATCCCGATATCTTCAACTTATTATTACAGATTATGGATAATGGTTCATTGACCGATAGCAATGGTCGTAAAGCAGACTTTCGAAATGTGATTGTGGTGATGACAACCAATGCCGGGGTTCAGGAGACGGTGCGTAAGAGTATTGGTTTTAATCAGCAAGACAATAGTACTGATGCAATGCAGGAGATTAACCGTTTATTTAGTCCGGAATTTCGTAATCGACTGGATAATATTGTTTGGTTTGCGCATTTAACACCAGAAATTACCGCGAATATCGTCAATAAATTCATTCATGAGCTCGCAGAGCAACTTAATGCTAAGCAGGTTCAGCTTGAGGTAAGTAAATCGGCACGGGCTTGGCTTGCTGAGAAGGGCTATGATAAAGCCATGGGCGCAAGGCCGATGGCGCGAGTCATTCATGAAAATATTAAAAAACCGATTGCGCATGAACTGCTATTTGGCGCTTTACGGCATGGTGGTTTGGTTAAAGTGGATCTTAAGAAGAAACAGTTGGTGTTAGATTATAAACTGGCGGTGCATTAAGAGACTAAAAAGATCTTTTGCTCTGAATGAACAGAGAGCCCGGCACTGGACTAGGCTCTTTTCATCTGTTTCAGCTAGCTTGATTATTTTAAGACAAAACAGCTGTTTTTTTCTGTCGGACTACTTTTTTGTCGCCAGAGCAATATAGTTCACATCGATGTTGCGCCCTAAGGTAAACTTATTGCCAAGTAGATGATACTCCATACCAATAAAGGCTTGTGTCGCTAGTCCGGCTTGCTCTATCCAGCCCATTAATTCGGACGGTCGGATAAACTTATTAAAATCATGGGTGCCTTTGGGGACAATTCGCGCAATATATTCTGCCCCAATAATCAGCATTAAACGGGATTTATGATTACGATTGATGGTCGATAAGAAGAGCTTACCCTGCGGTTTGAGTAATTTAGCGCAGCTATCAATGATAGAGTGTGGATCTGGCACGTGTTCTAACATCTCCATACAAGTAATCACATCATAACGCTGTGATGTTTGGGCTAGGTGCTGCTCAATCGATTCGAGTCGATAATCAATCGTCAGATGCTGCGCTTGTGCGTGTGTTTTGGCTATATTCAAAGAGAGTTCGGCCATATCGATGGCTGTAGTTGTTGCACCTAATTTGGCTAAACTTTCAGTAAGAATACCGCCACCACAACCGACATCTAATACCGATTTACCCATTAAATCACCAGTTTGACTTAAAATATATTCAACCCGCAGGGGATTAATTGTGTGTAATGGCTTGAATTTACCATTAGGATCCCACCACTCAGACGCCATTGCCGAGAATTTATCGATCTCAGATTGATCGACATTAAGGGGCTTTGGGTTATTTAACATGTTCAATCCTTTTTGATTTTATATTGCATTGAATAAACTTAAACAAGATACGATAATTTGTGCCGTCAGTCCCCATATCACATGATGTTGATATGGGTAAAGATAGACTTCATGTGATGACCTTTGTTGCCACTCGGTATCACGATTTTTTAATAGTTCTAATGGAAAATTCCCGGCGGGCTTTGTTGCAACCAACATATCTGCCTTAATGGGTGGGTTTGCCATAAACCAGCTAATTGGGACAGTAAAAATAGATTCTACCTCTTGCTGATTGATCTTTATATGTTCCGGATGCACGATTTCACCAATGACCGGATAAATCTCTAAACCTAGTACGGTAAAAAATGGCGGTAGCTCATAATATATTTTAATATCTTGCGCGCCTAAGCCTAACTCTTCTTGCGTCTCTCGTAGGGCCGTAAAATGGGTTGAGGTATCTGTCAATTCAACTTTACCACCAGGAAAACAGATATCGCCAGGTTGCCATTTTAAATGTGCTGCTCTGACTTCAAAAAGAAAGCTTATTCCGGCCTCTGTTTCAACTAACGGGATGAATACCGCAGCTTGGCGTAATGGATGAAAATCAGGTCTATTATTTTGGGTTTGCAAATGCTTGATAATTTGCGACTTCGTTAGCATAAGTATTTATATTGCAGATATCAATTTATTCATCCCAACATTATGCGGGTAGTCCCGAATAAAAACAATATTGATTGTTTTTTATTATTTATACTAATATGGTCTGATTTTATCGATGAAAATGCCTAATTGAGTACGGAATTAATAATATGAAACTTGAGGAAATAGCTCGTTTAGCCGGGGTTTCAAGAACGACTGCCAGCTATGTAATTAATGGTAAAGCCAAACAGTATCGGGTGAGCGATAAGACTATTGAGAAGGTTTTAGCCGTTGTGAAACAACATCAGTTTCAGCCTAATGCTATCGCAGCAGGTTTAAGAGCGGGACGTACATCATCACTGGGATTGGTGATCCCCGATCTCGAAAATTTGAGTTATACCCGCATTGCCAATTATCTTGAGAGATTTGCTCGCGAACAGGGCTATCAGTTACTGATCTCTTGTTCAGAAGATCAACCAGAACTTGAAATTCAATGCATACGTCATTTACAGCAGCGCCGGGTTGATGCGGTTATTGTCTCTTCTTCGTTTTCTGAGGCTGATGAGTTCTATCTTAACTGGGATAATCGAGCGTTACCCATTTTTGCCCTCGACCGTTCTATTGATCCGGCCCGTTTTTGTACGATAACCGGTTCTGATTTTTATGACGCAAAAATGCTCGCGGAAGCTTTCGAACAACATGCTGGTAGCAAAGTGGTCTATATGGGCGCTTTATCTGAATTACCCATCAGTGGATTGCGAGAACATGGGTTTAAAACCGTGATGAGTGAGGATAACCGAGATATTCATCTCTTATATGCGGACAGCTTTACCCGTCAAGATGCGGAAAAGACGTTTACCGATTGGTTGAATCGAAGTCCATTACCCAATCCAATACCGAATGCGATTTTTGTGACGTCGTTTACCTTATTACAAGGGATTATAGATGCGATTCTAAAACGGCTCGGCTATTTACCCAATGATCTATTGATTGCCACTTTCGGTGATAATGAATTACTGGATTTTTTACCGTGCCCCATTATTAGTGTGACACAACAACATAAAGAGATTGCCCATCAAACATTAAGCAGGGTACTCAACTGTCTGGAAAGTCATCAATACCAAGCAAATCTGACCATTATTAATCGAACATTGATTTATCGTGGTGGTCTGCGCCGTGAACGGCTGAGATAATATTTCTGGTGTAATACACTCGGTCAATAATCAGCAAAATGTGAGTTATATCCCAATATTCTGAGCTTTTTTGAAAAGAAATTTGCCTATCTGAAAATTTATTGTCATTATTTTGCTGAAACGATTCAACTTTGATAATATAGGCTGAAAATATCTAAATCTGGTTTGTTTATTATTATTTAGCTGAATTGAAGTAGCTCATGAGAAGAAGAGGTTAAAATGTTTGAATTAGTCGCAAAAGATGTTCATATGAATCAAAGCGCGCAGGATAAAACTCAGGCAATTAAAAGTATTGCTCAAGCTTTGGTTGAAGCAGGTTTTGTGGAAGAGGGATATGGCGAAGGTATGTTGCAGCGTGAACAGCAGGCGGCAACCTATTTGGATAACGGTATTGCAATTCCTCACGGAACCACCACGACGCGTTATTTAGTGAAAAAGACCGGTGTGCAAGTCTTTCACTTTCCTCAGGGCGTGAAATGGGGCGATGAAGATCAATTAGCTTATGTTGCGATCGGTATTGCGGCAAGTTCGGATGAGCATCTTGAACTATTACGTCAGCTCACTCGCGTATTGGGCGATGATGATGTTGAAGACAGATTAAAACAGGTCAAATCAGCCGATGATATCGTGGCTATTTTAACCGGTAAATCAGAGGCAGCCTCTGATGAGATTATTGTTGACACTTCACTGATGATGCTTGATATTCCCGCCGATAGCTTACAGACTTTACAGGCACTTAATGCTTCGCGATTACAGAAAATAGCTGCAGTCAACACGGCTTTTTTAACTTCAGTGATTGAGCATCAGCCAAGCTATTTAGGTGAGGGGATTTGGCTTAGTGACAGCGCACAAGGCAATCTGAAAAATGCGGTTGCTATTAGTCGTCCAACAAATGCCCTAACTGAACAAGATAAACCGGTTAATCTGTTAATGACAATTTCGTCAGTCAATGACGCATTTTCGCCGATTATCGACAAGCTTGCACAGTTACTTTTTAATCGTCAGGCAAAAACCTTATTAAATGCTGGTGCGCAAACGTTAGCGCAGTTTTTTGATGTGAATGTATCCTTACCACCGTCAACATTAGAATCAGCGCCTTCATCTACACCTGTTGAAGCGGATGTCGCGTCAGTTGAGGATACGCAAGAGGGTTTCAGTCGAGAGCTGACTGTACTCAATCCACACGGCTTACATACTCGTCCAAGTTCTGTGTTGATTAAGGTAATTAAGGCATTTAAGAGTACGGTTAAAGTGACTAATTTAAGTGGTTCAAATAAGCCCGTGAATGCCGCAAGTCTAATTAAAGTAGTAGCGTTAGGCGCTAAAAAAGGCGATCGCTTGCTGTTTACCGCCGAAGGTCCAGATGCTCAGCAAGTTTTAGATGCGATTGAAAAAGCAATGGCTGAAGGATTGGGCGAAGGAGTCGAATAAAATGCGTTATAAAGTTGCGACAATTACGTTAAATCCTGCTTATGATCTGGTTGGTTTCTGCCCCAAAGTGGCCTTGGGTGATGTTAATTTAGTCAATACCACGGGTTTACATGCGGCGGGAAAAGGTATCAATGTCGCTAAAGTTCTGAGGGATTTGGGGCTAGACATTACTGTTAGTGGTTTTTTAGGTAAAGAAAATGATGATGGTTTCGTTCAGCTTTTTGAACAGTTAAAGATTGATAATCAATTTCAAACAGTAGCAGGACGAACGCGTATCAATGTGAAAATCACAGAAGAGACCGGTGATGTGACTGATTTGAATTTCTCTGGTTTTTCTATCACAGAGCAGAATTGGCAACAATTTGCCAAGGATTCTCTGGTTTGGCTGAAAGATTTTGATATGATTGCGGTGAGTGGTAGTTTACCAGCAGGTATCGAACTCGATGCTTTTACAGCCTGGATGAGCCAGCTGACTAAACAGTGTCCGCGGGTTGTTTTTGATAGTAGTCGCGATGCATTGATTGCAGGCTTAAAAGCATCACCGTGGTTAATTAAGCCCAATGATAAAGAGTTGGAAATGTGGTCAGGCAAGTCATTAACCACACTAGATGATATTACTAATGTGGCTCAACAGCTGGTTGCACAAGGAATCGCAAATGTTGTCGTTTCTTTAGGTAGTAAAGGTGCATTATGGGTGACAAAAGATCACGTCTGGTTAGCAAAACCGCCTGTTTGTAAAGTGGTTAGTAC
Protein-coding regions in this window:
- a CDS encoding YchJ family protein is translated as MTKSIQKNTDCPCGIQQSYAQCCQPYHLWQKNAPDAETLMRSRYSAYALKNAKYLIATWHPKTLPNQLAEYLNEAKWIELKIEKSWPGDKADEAYVEFTARYRNSSGRAEKMHEISRFIKQGDHWFYVDGQVS
- a CDS encoding lysine exporter LysO family protein; translated protein: MYSGLLIVLLPFFLGYLFRLKDKKWLDRINFLLSLCVYLILFVMGISLAQLDNLGNHFQTIIYSTSIVFICTFGMNFFALACIDIFLPWRSHNTNQQLPSRWKMILESLQICLALISGFLIGLIPINIFHYASHVSEIVLIILLFIVGIQLRSNGMTLKQILINKIGLMTTAVVCSSALLGGILSALILDMPLKNGLALSSSFGWYSLSGILMTETHGPLIGSIAFFNDLLRELIAVLLIPSLIHRYRITALGLCGATSMDFTLPILQKGGGPSMVPAAIVQGFILSLLVPILLTLFNY
- a CDS encoding VirK/YbjX family protein, encoding MPNQTKSLLVQLVSGQLPLNPLWQKTSYRMKFLFRSYLAYPETLPWLKKLALYPLLQTFLSQQTNLPAKLQRPYLASNMSRKARYNALCAHYDFISSLPTTLVEHLYAANPIVLAEIIGKDEQPFTITLESNDKYSREGELTLSVFNHEQVNLATLTFAIIKHQQKLTLFIGGLQGSNQENAREQIQKATKACYGIFPKTMAIEAILVIARFLQVEQILAVSNRTHIYNNFRYRRQNKLRMADYDSYWETLQATISDDDFYSLPAKLVRKAMEDIPSKKRSEYRNRYLLLDKLIDDTHQHLVNLTK
- the clpS gene encoding ATP-dependent Clp protease adapter ClpS; translated protein: MSYYNIKDHCVNEKKQKQLTPPSKYLVIMHNDDYTTMDFVIEVLQRFFSHDEAKATEIMLAIHHHGIGVCGFYTAEIAEMKVIKVTQYAREHQFPLRCTMEKVLE
- the clpA gene encoding ATP-dependent Clp protease ATP-binding subunit ClpA; translated protein: MINKDLQLVINQAFSDAQSFGYEYLTIEQLLMALLKDKTVINVLSALHLDFEAIIDDLIVYIEQNITYLSDNESMTEPTMAFQQVIQRAALHIESVQKEEITSLDVLVSILSQNESYACYILNQHNIDRLEVIDFISHHYMSTENRQPQHDASQQAELTALERYTTNLNAIAKQGGIDPLIGRELDIERVMQVLCRRRKNNSILVGEAGVGKTAIVEGLAWLIERNKVPHILKDAVIYSFDMSALIAGTTYRGDFEKRFNELVTELEQQPNSILFIDEIHMIIGAGATGESKVDTANLFKPLLSSGRIRVIGSTTYQEFSRIFEKDHALARRFQKIDILEPSVEDTIKILAGLKSYYEKYHQIHYTDKALRSAVELSVKYINDRFLPDKAIDLIDEAGAKNALLPKRSRKKIIHESDIETIVAKIARVPENNVSTNDKTRLQHLHTELKSVVFGQDKAIDVLSDAIILNRAGLGREHKPVGSFLFAGPTGVGKTEITQQLAKMLGIKLLRFDMSEYKEAHTVSRLIGSPPGYVGFEQGGLLTDAVIKHPYSVLLLDEIEKAHPDIFNLLLQIMDNGSLTDSNGRKADFRNVIVVMTTNAGVQETVRKSIGFNQQDNSTDAMQEINRLFSPEFRNRLDNIVWFAHLTPEITANIVNKFIHELAEQLNAKQVQLEVSKSARAWLAEKGYDKAMGARPMARVIHENIKKPIAHELLFGALRHGGLVKVDLKKKQLVLDYKLAVH
- the ubiG gene encoding bifunctional 2-polyprenyl-6-hydroxyphenol methylase/3-demethylubiquinol 3-O-methyltransferase UbiG → MLNNPKPLNVDQSEIDKFSAMASEWWDPNGKFKPLHTINPLRVEYILSQTGDLMGKSVLDVGCGGGILTESLAKLGATTTAIDMAELSLNIAKTHAQAQHLTIDYRLESIEQHLAQTSQRYDVITCMEMLEHVPDPHSIIDSCAKLLKPQGKLFLSTINRNHKSRLMLIIGAEYIARIVPKGTHDFNKFIRPSELMGWIEQAGLATQAFIGMEYHLLGNKFTLGRNIDVNYIALATKK
- a CDS encoding CoA pyrophosphatase, with product MLTKSQIIKHLQTQNNRPDFHPLRQAAVFIPLVETEAGISFLFEVRAAHLKWQPGDICFPGGKVELTDTSTHFTALRETQEELGLGAQDIKIYYELPPFFTVLGLEIYPVIGEIVHPEHIKINQQEVESIFTVPISWFMANPPIKADMLVATKPAGNFPLELLKNRDTEWQQRSSHEVYLYPYQHHVIWGLTAQIIVSCLSLFNAI
- the cra gene encoding catabolite repressor/activator, whose product is MKLEEIARLAGVSRTTASYVINGKAKQYRVSDKTIEKVLAVVKQHQFQPNAIAAGLRAGRTSSLGLVIPDLENLSYTRIANYLERFAREQGYQLLISCSEDQPELEIQCIRHLQQRRVDAVIVSSSFSEADEFYLNWDNRALPIFALDRSIDPARFCTITGSDFYDAKMLAEAFEQHAGSKVVYMGALSELPISGLREHGFKTVMSEDNRDIHLLYADSFTRQDAEKTFTDWLNRSPLPNPIPNAIFVTSFTLLQGIIDAILKRLGYLPNDLLIATFGDNELLDFLPCPIISVTQQHKEIAHQTLSRVLNCLESHQYQANLTIINRTLIYRGGLRRERLR
- the fruB gene encoding fused PTS fructose transporter subunit IIA/HPr protein, giving the protein MFELVAKDVHMNQSAQDKTQAIKSIAQALVEAGFVEEGYGEGMLQREQQAATYLDNGIAIPHGTTTTRYLVKKTGVQVFHFPQGVKWGDEDQLAYVAIGIAASSDEHLELLRQLTRVLGDDDVEDRLKQVKSADDIVAILTGKSEAASDEIIVDTSLMMLDIPADSLQTLQALNASRLQKIAAVNTAFLTSVIEHQPSYLGEGIWLSDSAQGNLKNAVAISRPTNALTEQDKPVNLLMTISSVNDAFSPIIDKLAQLLFNRQAKTLLNAGAQTLAQFFDVNVSLPPSTLESAPSSTPVEADVASVEDTQEGFSRELTVLNPHGLHTRPSSVLIKVIKAFKSTVKVTNLSGSNKPVNAASLIKVVALGAKKGDRLLFTAEGPDAQQVLDAIEKAMAEGLGEGVE
- the fruK gene encoding 1-phosphofructokinase: MRYKVATITLNPAYDLVGFCPKVALGDVNLVNTTGLHAAGKGINVAKVLRDLGLDITVSGFLGKENDDGFVQLFEQLKIDNQFQTVAGRTRINVKITEETGDVTDLNFSGFSITEQNWQQFAKDSLVWLKDFDMIAVSGSLPAGIELDAFTAWMSQLTKQCPRVVFDSSRDALIAGLKASPWLIKPNDKELEMWSGKSLTTLDDITNVAQQLVAQGIANVVVSLGSKGALWVTKDHVWLAKPPVCKVVSTVGAGDSMVAGLMYGLLGQKTIDETFRLASAVAALSVSQSNVGVPDKNALSAMIDNIELTAIK